ACTAGCTGCAGTAATGGACCAATAGAAAGTTAAAAAACCATTATTTACAAATTTCACATGATAGTATGTACTCTATACAGAGATTGCAATAAAGCACATCTACCTTGTTGTATGGAGAATGGAAAACAAAATAGTTTGCATCCGAAATAGAGAACTGTTTTCCCTCAATCTTTTCGAACCTAACAACATGGTAAGAGTGTGAAAAACAATTTGATGGTTACAAGTTGAAAGAACGAGAGGAGAATAAGCCAATTTTATTCTTCCAAACTTACTTGCCACAAAAGCGCTTGTAACAGGAATCAAGTGCCATAAGGTAGCATGTTTGTGACAGCTTGCCATCAACAACCTACACGGGCATTTATACTGATCAATATAACAAGCTAATACATGAGAAACTGAACGCTAAAAGAAATGTAGAAATCCTTTCTACTTCATATATAAAAGCACAAACTTCAAATAAAGTATTCAGCAACTTTTTGAAGAATCATGTCACTTGGAGAAATTTATTACAGACTGGTATCAATTATTTATCTGACAAACAGACTCCATGGAACCAGACTTCCAAAGATCAGTAGTAAGGAATTTAAACTGAACTTCCAACAATTAAAAATTAGCACTTAGCTACTGCTTCTAGAAACTTAGCAGCATTATATGTGAAGTGCtggaaaataaaataatagaCAATCAGCACTTGCATGGTTCCATCCCAAGGAAACAATCAAAAACAGGAAAACAAAACACAAAATAGCCATTTCTATGTTACATGAGAAGATAAATCCAAAATGGAACAGAAGCATACTGGATATTCACTTGCAAGATTTGGCTTGTAAAAATCATAAACATGAGCCATGTGAGTCCCCCTGAATTTACTTTCAAAGGAAATCGGAGCATTAGGCCCAATCAGCATTGCGATAGCAGCTGCACCCCCAGTAGGCCGAGCTGGCCCTTCTGCATATACCTAGAGGTAAGAAGAAATTGGCTATTTCAAGATAAATTAATCAAAAATGGTATGGCAAAGAAATCTATAccatttttttcaaaaaagacAAGTAACAAGATCAAGAAAGCAAAGAATaatatcaaattaaatatatgCACGGTAACAATCAGGCAACTTGCAGAAGAATATTTCTATCGCCATACCGCACTATCTGTACAGACAACTAATCCATATCGTCCATCCCAGGAGCTGctttcaacccaatttacacaattGAACAAAGCAGCTGTTCCCCCATAGCATGCATTTGTGGAGTCAACACCTTCAACATCAGTATTATCATATTCCTATAGTAATGAAATTTGAGCAACTGGATTTTAGTGACCAAAAATagatataaaaatgaaataaagaatttCAGCACAACAATTTTACTGTAAACAACTGAGATGAAATTTTAGAAGATAAGTACCATATGGTGAAACAACCAAGAAGTCCATGCTATCCTATATCTAAATTATTTCATGTGCCATCTACTTAACTTGATGCTTTAACGTTGGTACAATGCTCTCTGGACAATCACATATGTATGGATACATTTAAAGAAAGGCATTTTGTAAAAACGGTACAAACCTCAAAAACTTGCATCAACCAAGTTTTGATAGACTTGCTCTTATCAATCACTGTTTCACTACCAACTTCCAGGCGACCAATTTGTCTTGGATCAATCTGATACTTCTCAAGGAGGGACAAAACAACCGTCAAGCTGGGAGAGAATCAAGGTCAACATTCATATCTTAGAACATTGTGCATAAAATGGGACCAGCAAAAAGAGTAACATAACCGACATATTCAAGAGCAATAGCTGGAAGGATGAGTAATGATTGAATAGGATGTTTGCctctatatgtatatgtatatgtatatgtatatgtatgtatatatatacacatatacacacacagatatatatatatatatatatatatatatatatatatatatatatatatatatgatattttatttttgtatgattATGTTGATATTTTCATGTACAAATGTCTCCAAACATAAAAAACTAAAATGTCTCACAATGAAACTAATCCAGCTACGTAACTTTTCTCAGTGAAGGGATTATTACCTCATAGAAATTACATCTTCCAGGTCGGTGCAAAAGGCCATGCAGTCTTGCCCTAGTCCAATGGTATACTTCCCTTTACTCGCCCCATCATAATCCTCGAGCGCTTCCTGCAGTGAGCACCATGTATATAAGAAATTTACATCAGAAAATTAGGATGCTCAAACAATAAAATAAACATGAAAAATCAAACAGCAAGAGTAACATAGCACAAGCTTGACTCTCTAATTTATTTCGTTTATTTCTGCAAGTTCACAGGATCAGAAAATCATATACCCGAGCAAGTATTAAATGAAGGCATCTTAACACTTCAATATAATCCCAAAAATAAGGTTGATTAACGAAAAATCAACCTGATTTTGCCAAGAATTTGCGTCTTGGACCTCACCCtcaatctaagaattctctttgaTTAATCATACACACAATAAatgaacccaaaaaaaaaagttcaaacgAAAGAAGACTACAACCCAAAGTTCAAGAATCCAGAAGTGACGAAGCAACACAGACGTAAAGAGACGTCAGCCCACGACGACTTACTTGTTGGACGCAAGTGGGGGGAAAGTAGATATCCATTGCCAGAATCCCAACATCCATTCTCCCCGGTTCCATCGCCCGCCTCCCAAAGTCGACCAAGGTCAAGCCAACAGATGAGcagaaactctctctctctctctctctcggggcgACAAGAACGTTTCTCTTCCTCCCGCTTACAAAGGAGatacgcgctctctctctctctcttcgtcccTCTCTATCTAAACTCAGCCTTCTCGAGGACATTTTAAAGCCCTCACCGGCGTCATCCTCGACCTAATCACACCGCCCTTTTGGCTGCCCTTCAAAGTTCCCACGCTTACCTGCCGCGCACCCTTGTGGGAAACGGAAACCAGTTGTCACGTCGGTCCCACCGGTGAGTCGAGCTGGTAGTTACACGTCAATCAGCGTGATGCCGACTGAGCAATAAGCCGCACGTTTAATCCCTGGTCGTGCAATTTCGAAAGTGATTTGGACAAGAAGTTGGGATCCAACGGGCACCATCACACGAGTCGTGCCTACCTTTTCGCAGACCGGGCCAACCGCTTGTGATCGTTAGACCGCTCCACATGAGATTTAAATGGGATCAACAGCTGGCGGGATCTTCAAATCTCACCCGGtgcatttgaaaatatatttatatttttaacacgTACGTCAAGAAAACAAATTTAAGtgaaaacataataataaaatgttatgagtatttgataaataatagataaaaaaatatttaaaatgtacATTGATATAGATAttgtttagtaaaattatattttaattttttattaaattatatctgataaatttatttttataatgtttttataattttattttaaaaattatatatataaatgaatctATATAATCTTACGAAAAATGTCGGTCcagaaatataataatataaataaatattaaataactttaaaaaaataaataaataaaatcatatttataaAAGATATAAATTATGTCGATTTCTCATCAAATCATATCGATAATCTTGTGATTTTAAAGTATATCATATggttctttaaatttttttaaaattatattaataaattataaatgCTAAAATTCTAATAAGGAAGCATCAGCGTTTAagtattttataatataatatctGAATCAATAATCAATGTTAACAAAgcataaaacaataaaaaaaaaaaagcatatgaaACCCGAAACCATTTGGATTCATGTGCCATACTTTCCATCATCTAACCGTCCATCCCAACAAGCATATAAAACCCGAAACTAAAAGAAAGTGGCTGTCCATCTGAACCATAAGATTGCGGAGAGAGAACACATCCACCTCCTTTCTAAACATTTCAGTCAAAATTCAATTCCATCTGAACAATTCAGTCAAAATTCAGATCAAACAAAAGCAAATCGGCAACCCTCGCTACTGCCAGACCAAACGCATTTAGTACATGTGGAATCCGACGAGCTTCCAaagcttctttcttcttccttcttttgccTTTAATCTGCACGTCGCTCCCGCAATTCTCTTACATGTACAAAATTCATCCAACATCGAAGGCCAAAAAAATATTCCTATCatatttcttctctaaatcaatcTTAATTCTACTAAGAATCAATCTAAATATCCTAAAACTCCATAATATTGAAATGTAGCCGCAACCATCACCACGTTCACCACCGCCGTCGGATGCCAAAGTAACGGCTTCATCCCctgaaatcaaattagcactaaccaattatacaaacaattTCCAGGAATTATGAATTATTTTTTccccataaaaaaaaaattggtttGTACCGTTGCGGATGAGATGGTGTAGTAACCGGTGGAGGACGTGTCCGTCGCAGGCGACGGCGACTCCGCCGTGTTGccaccggaggaggaggagacggttGCAGATGAGTTCGCCGCCAGGAAATCGTAGGCGGGCGTGCCGTCGGGCTTGAAGAGACCGTAGTGCCGCTCGGACGACGGCCCGGGCTTGAGGTTCTCGTTGAAGAGCGCGAAGACGTAGACCTGGAGAGGTACCCCGGGCGACGACGGCGTCCCCTTCCTAGCCGCCACCATCCGCATGAGGTTCCCGTTGTACCGCCTCGCATTCTCCGCCGTTGCCCCGGCCTCGTCGTCGTCTCCCGCCGACGGCCAGCCAGTCTCCGAGACCACCACTTCCACCTCCTTCCCTCCCCCCGCCGCCACGATCGCCGCCCGTACAGCGTCCACCTGCGCGTGGAGCATGTTACTGTACCGAAGCCCGGAGCCGGGGTCCACGACCCCGGCGTTGGGCTCGAAGAGCGCGTAGTCGAGGTCGACCCGCTTCGGGTCCGCCTTGTAGGCGAAGTAGGGGTAGGCGTTGATCAGGAAGGGCGAGCAGGTCTTGGCGAGGAAGGCCAGCAGCGGGGCCACGTACGGGAGAAGCTCGCGTCGGAACGCGGAGGCGGAGGGTGGGTAGGAGACGGCGAGGACGGCGAGGGAGTGGGCGGTGGTGACGGCGACCTGGTGGTCCAGGCCGAGGGCGACGAGGGCGGAGTGGAGGGACTGCATTGCCGGGAGAAGGGATCGGATCAGGACGGAGTCGTTGCCGGAGAGCACCTCGTTGCCGACGGTGACGGCGGCGATCCTGGTGGCGGGCAGGTAGGGCTGGAGGTTGGTTTTCACCCAAGCGAGGGCGGCGGAGGGGGCGATGAGGCGCGGTACGCACCGGTCGGGAAGGCCGATGATGATCTCCACGCCGGTGCCGGCGAAGGCGCGGAGGACGGCGGGGTCGGCGTCGTAAAGCTTGACGCGGGCGGCTCCCaaggagaggaggagggggaTGACATCCGGCGGCGACGGGAGGTTATCGGCGACCTGGCCGTAATTCACGCCGATTGACGACGGCGGCGACGCGGAGGCGTTCGAATGCGCTGCCGAGGAGAATGTAAAGATCGGCACCAggacgaggaggagaagcagcaggGAGAGGGCCGCCATTACCACTGGATCACGAGGGGAAGCAGTGAGATCAGACGGCGTGAGACGATCGCGGCGGCCTCATATCACGGAGAAGAAAGCGGAACGCAATTAGCTCTCTCTCGGGCGGGAGAAACGACCGAGAGAGTTGCTTTAACTCCGCAGCTTTCCCTACGGTTGCGAATCTGTTCGTCTCCACGCGTAGCAGTAGGATTCGAAGACCATCACGGCACAGTCTGCGACGGGTACATCGAGGCCGTTGGAACGGCGAACAGCAAGCAGAGTGAGTGTTGGACGGTCACAACGTAA
The DNA window shown above is from Musa acuminata AAA Group cultivar baxijiao chromosome BXJ2-4, Cavendish_Baxijiao_AAA, whole genome shotgun sequence and carries:
- the LOC135609547 gene encoding glucan endo-1,3-beta-glucosidase 11-like — translated: MAALSLLLLLLVLVPIFTFSSAAHSNASASPPSSIGVNYGQVADNLPSPPDVIPLLLSLGAARVKLYDADPAVLRAFAGTGVEIIIGLPDRCVPRLIAPSAALAWVKTNLQPYLPATRIAAVTVGNEVLSGNDSVLIRSLLPAMQSLHSALVALGLDHQVAVTTAHSLAVLAVSYPPSASAFRRELLPYVAPLLAFLAKTCSPFLINAYPYFAYKADPKRVDLDYALFEPNAGVVDPGSGLRYSNMLHAQVDAVRAAIVAAGGGKEVEVVVSETGWPSAGDDDEAGATAENARRYNGNLMRMVAARKGTPSSPGVPLQVYVFALFNENLKPGPSSERHYGLFKPDGTPAYDFLAANSSATVSSSSGGNTAESPSPATDTSSTGYYTISSATGMKPLLWHPTAVVNVVMVAATFQYYGVLGYLD
- the LOC103980621 gene encoding hydroxymethylglutaryl-CoA synthase: MSSRRLSLDREGRRERERARISFVSGRKRNVLVAPRERERESFCSSVGLTLVDFGRRAMEPGRMDVGILAMDIYFPPTCVQQEALEDYDGASKGKYTIGLGQDCMAFCTDLEDVISMSLTVVLSLLEKYQIDPRQIGRLEVGSETVIDKSKSIKTWLMQVFEEYDNTDVEGVDSTNACYGGTAALFNCVNWVESSSWDGRYGLVVCTDSAVYAEGPARPTGGAAAIAMLIGPNAPISFESKFRGTHMAHVYDFYKPNLASEYPVVDGKLSQTCYLMALDSCYKRFCGKFEKIEGKQFSISDANYFVFHSPYNKLVQKSFARLVFNDFLHCPSNLQKEERENLEPFSNMTGEESYQSRELEKVSQQVAKPYYNVKVQPSTLLPKQIGNTYTASLYAALASVVYNKHDTLMGQRIVMFSYGSGLTSTMFSFKLHDGQHPFSLSNIASILNLSEKLKSRHVFSPEKFAETLKLMEHRYGAKDFETSKDTSLLSPGTFYLTKVDSMYRRCYAKKGSEDAPGSKMFSFSSMSMVNGY